Genomic window (Tachysurus fulvidraco isolate hzauxx_2018 chromosome 20, HZAU_PFXX_2.0, whole genome shotgun sequence):
GGACAGAGAGGTTTAGTAAattttgtgtatctgtagtTCATTATCCACTTACACTGCAGAATTGTTCTCTCTTAAAATGTAAGTATCTACATAATATATGAGTAAATAACCTTTTTGtcttacaaaaatattttttgtatcctttttagaacattttttatattgGTGCTTTATGGAACAAACATGCTTCTGAGTTTTTATTATCATGTCTATCAACACCAAATACACAATGTGTTCTTAATCAcctttattatacagtatgtgaaaaaGGTCACAGTTTTACTTATACTGAATCCTCTACACTTCCTTtgtgtattaatattttttttttttgcttgtctCAGTTGTATCCTTTGAAACAGTAGACACCATAGAGTTTGTGTTTCTTGTCTGGGAAACCAGAGAAGCGCACTGCAGCTTCAGTGGGGCTACAGCGGCGACGTGGACGTGAGATGGGGTAGCGCACACTTCCATCAGCTAGCCAGCCAACATCACAGCGATCGTAGCCCAGCAGCTTCCATGCTGCATACATTTGGCCTACCTTAGCAATCTGAGCTCCATCCTTTTGACATGCCAGCACGGCTTCATCATATGTCATCTTCAAAGAGGGCTTAAGATAGTAGAAACGACCTACAGATTTCAAGATAATGTACAAATATTCAGTGTTAAGATTTTAAGTTTCTGGTTGTTTACTTAAAAGCTTTGTTTTATGCTAAACTTATTTGGGATAGATAATGTGTATCTAAAGAAAAGTCTAAAGTCTAGCTTCTTTTCGAAGCTAGACTTTGCATGGCAGGTTTGGTTTGCAATGACAATTATTAGGCTACTCCAGGTGAAAAGGTTAATAGTGTAAAACTGGCATAAATTTTAGTATAGGTAACATTTATCTCCAACTGAGAAAAACTGTATTATAATTTAATCAAGCAATGCttgtttttatctttcttcttaagaagttcattcattcattcattcatctcaggcgtcatcgggcatcaaggcaggatacaccctggacagagtgccaacccatcgcagggcacacacacactcattcactcacacaatcacacactacggacaattttccagagatgccaatcaacctaccatgcatgtctttgcaccAGTGGAGGAAactcggagtacccggagaaaaaccccgaggcacagggagaacgtgcaaactccacacacaaagcagaggcgtgaatcaaacccccaaccctagaggtgtgaggcgaacatgctaaccactaagccaccgtgcccttcTTAAGaagttaaaaagtaaaaaatataacatcatATATACAAACCTTTGTACTTTGATGTGAAACAGAATACATCATATCTGCTCTTTTCCTTGTCTTGCATTCCATAATTCCTTATGCCAGGGACAGTGTTCTTCCCTCCACATGGATCTCGAGGTTTGGTGATTGGGTATTGCACTGATCCATCACTAAGCCAACCAGCATTGCACCAGTCTAGCCCTTCCCTCCAAGCATCATAAAGCTGGTCAAAAGAGGCCACAATGGCATCCTGGTCTTGACAGGTTTTCTCAGCATCTTGGAAGTTCATTTTATATCGACCATTAGGTGAAAAATACGGGAAAACTACACCTGTGGAAACATTTCCCAGTCAGTTCCTTTGCAAGACAGCCTTTCCAGTCATATATTATTAAGCAAATAATACCTGTTTACCACAATCTTAGAATTAGCCTGAACAATCCTAAATAATACATGAATTTACCTAAACAGTTGCAGTGTACATAGAAATATCTAGAAATATCTTtgcaacaaaaaatatttacaccTCCAAACTAATTACACTAGCTTGATTCCCAACTACTAAATGTACTATAGTACTAACTGattgtgaaaattaaatttgTGACAATGTTACCTTGCAGATTGAGGGATACCACTACTGTGCCATCCTCCAGACCATCAATCACCTCACATTTGTATCTCCCATAGTCCTCCAGTGTTAACTCATTAATGACCAGTGATGCATCGTTCTTACTGGCATCTTGTAGATGCACACGGCCATGAAATCTACCATAGCTCTTCTTATGGAAACCCATAGCTACAAAAACATCAATCTCTTTAAGATAATCTGATGTTAACTTAGTCCACTTTATCCTCATTTTGGGATTGGGGACACGCCCGGGGTTCCTTTGAAACATGCATGTTAGTGTTACATTGCCCCCCCGATGAGACAGCACTTTGGCTTGTTCTGTTGTAACAGACAGTCCAGGCCCATTTTCTGAAAAACAGGGAGCATAAAAATCCTTAACTTTATCTTTTTGAAAACAATGTAAAGCATTTACCATGTGTGGAAAGAGCATTTTTAGTTTTAGAGAACACAGTACAAATGACCACATAACCAACATAGACATATAGAGAGACCCATCCTCCCAGTAATAAGATATGCTCAAATTACAACCCCCCCACACAAAATATCTGATAtattttttgctgctgttgttgcacCCCATGTGACATTGAACAAAAAAGGGTGGTTTGCCTCAACAGACCACGAGTGCAATGTCAAAATTTTTGAGATGGAAGGAAGGTGGGCCTTACTATATGGTTGgaagtgtgttttggatcattgtcttgctgcttGATAAAGTTCCTCCCAATTAATTTGAATGTATTTCTCACTACCTCCATTTGTGGCTCGTCTCTATATCTCGATAAAGGACAATCTGGCCTTCTGATTCTTACTGCTAATGAGTGGTTTGCATCTCGTAATATGACCTCTATAAATCCTTTTTTGAAGTCTTAATCGAATGCTGTATTGTGATACCTTTACCACTCTGGATGTTAATTGGTGATGACACTGGCTATAGTTTTGGGTATTTTCCTCCTGTTCAGTGTCTAATTTTCAGTTCGAttttcagttttctttctttcttttttttttcagaaaaaatcAAACTGTCATTTTGGCTATAGCCAAAGTTTGTGCAATGTCTCTGAGTGACTTTTCACTTTTCTCAACCTTAAAATGGTTTGCTTTTTAGACCACTGTCTGATCttcatgctgtattttccttaaaaaaaaaaaagtgaaactgAAAGCTAAAACCAAGAGTAGATTTTCAgtgctctcttctctcttctcataTTTATTTTGATCTTGAATCCTCTTGAGTCTTCAGTCTACAGCATAAACAAATTTCTAATAGGTTCACATTTGCCCAACTGCTGCCAGTGATGCTG
Coding sequences:
- the hapln1b gene encoding hyaluronan and proteoglycan link protein 1 produces the protein MQYIKMNTLFLLTVLSVCYAEIFDKAYDSESYRTSYISENGPGLSVTTEQAKVLSHRGGNVTLTCMFQRNPGRVPNPKMRIKWTKLTSDYLKEIDVFVAMGFHKKSYGRFHGRVHLQDASKNDASLVINELTLEDYGRYKCEVIDGLEDGTVVVSLNLQGVVFPYFSPNGRYKMNFQDAEKTCQDQDAIVASFDQLYDAWREGLDWCNAGWLSDGSVQYPITKPRDPCGGKNTVPGIRNYGMQDKEKSRYDVFCFTSKYKGRFYYLKPSLKMTYDEAVLACQKDGAQIAKVGQMYAAWKLLGYDRCDVGWLADGSVRYPISRPRRRCSPTEAAVRFSGFPDKKHKLYGVYCFKGYN